A single genomic interval of Sceloporus undulatus isolate JIND9_A2432 ecotype Alabama chromosome 2, SceUnd_v1.1, whole genome shotgun sequence harbors:
- the WDR46 gene encoding WD repeat-containing protein 46 isoform X2 yields the protein MEGDPGQVASPAAVAARKKKNKKPPRRYWEGEPEPANSPNTQNPRRMNERPPKKLPRPHSKLGVSGKEDPFPGPVAVPRERLKKFQRGIKEKLGPSSNRRLKRHLASQEEKAESAAKQAARMELLLLEEPGFLEGDEGEETCAIAQADIAEAVDLAAGAKHFELRLNQFGPYRLDYTRNGRHLLLGGRRGHVAALDWHTKALMCEINVMESITDLRWLHTETMFAVAQRKWVYVYDNQGVELHCLKRLHGVQRMEFLPYHFLLATASETGFLQYLDVSVGKEVATICTKGGRLGVMAQNPSNAIVHLGHSNGTVTLWSPNVKEPLARMLCHRAAVRAVAVDPSGTYMATSGVDRKLHLFDLRVFRRLHSLLLPTAAGHLDFSQRGLLGAACQEVVQVYKDVAAGPPSKPYLCHSLPRPTHGLRFCPFEDVLGVGHGEGFASLLVPGAGEPNFDALESNPFRSKKQRQEWEVKALLEKVPFELISLNPGQLGAVDAISMEQQRKERMERLGFDPSAKEKFCPRRRMKGRDSAGSRLRRKKKVVDEERRAAIRKSVAAKTAPAGKVCAQRPEEEKKALRGPLPQLDCGGPALDRFRN from the exons ATGGAGGGAGACCCCGGGCAAGTAGCATCCCCAGCTGCTGTCGCTGcgaggaaaaagaagaataag AAGCCCCCCCGGCGGTATTGGGAAGGGGAACCGGAGCCAGCCAACTCTcccaacacccagaatccccggAGGATGAATGAAAGACCCCCGAAGAAACTGCCCAGACCCCACAGCAAGCTTGGGGTCTCAGGG AAGGAGGATCCGTTCCCGGGTCCGGTCGCTGTCCCTCGCGAACGGCTGAAGAAGTTCCAGCGAGGGATCAAGGAGAAGCTG GGTCCATCCTCAAACCGGCGGCTGAAGCGCCATCTGGCCTCCCAGGAGGAAAAGGCCGAGTCCGCAGCCAAGCAAGCCGCCCGAATGGAGCTGCTTCTCCTGGAGGAACCTGG TTTTCTGGAAGGCGACGAGGGCGAAGAAACGTGCGCCATCGCCCAGGCAGACATTGCGGAGGCTGTAGACTTAGCCGCAGGCGCCAAG CATTTTGAACTCAGATTGAACCAGTTTGGGCCGTACCGTCTGGATTACACGCGCAACGGAAG GCACCTCCTCCTTGGCGGGCGCAGAGGCCACGTGGCGGCCCTCGACTGGCACACCAAGGCCCTGATGTGCGAGATCAACGTCATGGAGTCCATCACCGACCTCAG GTGGCTGCACACGGAGACGATGTTTGCGGTGGCGCAGCGCAAGTGGGTCTACGTCTACGACAACCAGGGAGTGGAGCTGCACTGCCTCAAGCGCCTCCATGGCGTCCAGCGCATGGAGTTCCTGCCCTACCACTTCCTCCTGGCCACTGCG AGCGAGACGGGCTTCCTGCAGTACCTGGACGTCTCGGTGGGGAAGGAGGTGGCCACCATCTGCACCAAGGGGGGCCGGCTGGGGGTCATGGCCCAGAACCCCTCCAACGCCATTGTCCACCTCGGCCACAGCAACG GCACAGTGACCCTCTGGAGCCCCAACGTCAAAGAGCCCCTGGCAAGGATGCTGTGCCACCGGGCAGCGGTCCGAGCCGTGGCAGTCGACCCCTCCGGAAC GTACATGGCGACATCCGGCGTGGACCGGAAGCTGCACCTCTTTGACCTGCGGGTGTTCCGGCGCCTCCACTCCCTCCTGCTGCCCACAGCGGCTGGACACCTGGACTTCAGCCAGCGGGGGCTCCTGGGGGCTGCCTGCCAAGAGGTGGTCCAG GTGTACAAGGACGTTGCGGCCGGACCCCCCTCCAAGCCCTATCTGTGCCACTCGCTGCCACGGCCCACCCACGGCCTGCGCTTCTGCCCCTTCGAGGATGTCCTGGGGGTCGGGCACGGGGAGGGGTTTGCCAGCCTCCTTGTGCCAg GAGCCGGGGAGCCCAATTTTGATGCGCTGGAGAGCAACCCCTTCCGGAGCAAGAAGCAGCGCCAGGAGTGGGAGGTCAAAGCACTGCTGGAGAAG gttcccTTTGAGCTGATCTCCTTGAACCCGGGGCAGTTGGGTGCGGTGGACGCCATCTCCATGGAGCAGCAGCGCAAGGAGCGCATGGAGAGGCTG GGCTTTGATCCCAGCGCCAAAGAGAAGTTCTGCCCCCGGCGGCGGATGAAGGGACGCGACTCGGCCGGGAGCCGGCTCAGGCGGAAAAAGAAAGTGGTGGACGAGGAGAGGAGG GCTGCAATCCGGAAGAGTGTGGCTGCGAAGACAGCGCCAGCAGGAAAGGTCTGTGCACAACGgccagaggaggaaaagaaggcgCTCAGGGGTCCACTGCCCCAACTGGACTGCGGAGGTCCAGCTTTGGACCGGTTCCGGAATTAG
- the B3GALT4 gene encoding beta-1,3-galactosyltransferase 4 translates to MSLPSRPKRCSRPRRLLWGLFSSLAALSTLSFLLSGGHEVLLSHSLPYVLPGGGHPIGTPLLPSADAFLLLPRPEACTPRAPSLLVLVASAPGHDTRRQAIRATWGGTHWAGELTVRTFFALGVPSEPQLQAALEGEAAEHGDLIQGRFLDTYANLTLKTLALLGWAVTHCPGALFLAKVDDDVFLNLPTLAEELGRRATLEPAYLGRIHWHVWPNRDPRNRHHVPATLYPGGSFPPYCSGSAYILSGAAVPALLGTARQVPLVPLEDVFVGLCAHRAGIVPQHLTHMAGATHLPVDPCCYRRVLFSVHGVSPQDMVAAWDAAAPHEEVCSLWQRALGILRCKALTWMAAL, encoded by the coding sequence ATGTCTCTGCCGTCGCGTCCCAAGCGCTGCTCCCGCCCGAGGCGGCTGCTCTGGGGCCTCTTCTCCAGCCTGGCTGCCCTCTCAACCCTCAGCTTCCTGCTCAGCGGTGGCCATGAGGTGCTGCTCTCGCACTCGCTGCCCTATGTCCTGCCCGGCGGGGGCCACCCCATTGGCACCCCACTGCTGCCCTCCGCAGATGCCTTTCTGCTCCTGCCGAGGCCTGAGGCCTGCACCCCCcgggccccctccctcctggtcCTGGTGGCCAGTGCCCCTGGCCACGACACCCGCCGCCAGGCCATCCGCGCCACCTGGGGGGGCACCCACTGGGCCGGGGAGCTGACCGTCCGGACGTTCTTTGCACTGGGGGTGCCCTCGGAGCCCCAGCTGCAGGCAGCGCTGGAGGGAGAGGCGGCAGAGCATGGGGACCTGATCCAGGGGCGCTTCCTGGACACCTACGCCAACCTGACCCTCAAGACGCTGGCCCTGCTGGGCTGGGCGGTCACCCATTGTCCAGGCGCCCTCTTCCTAGCCAAGGTTGACGATGACGTCTTCCTCAACCTGCCCACCCTGGCGGAGGAGCTGGGTCGCCGCGCTACCCTGGAGCCTGCCTACCTGGGCCGGATCCACTGGCACGTCTGGCCCAACCGGGACCCCCGCAACCGCCACCACGTGCCGGCCACCCTCTACCCAGGGGGCTCCTTCCCCCCCTACTGCAGCGGCTCGGCCTACATCCTCTCAGGGGCCGCCGTGCCCGCCCTCCTGGGCACCGCCCGCCAGGTGCCCCTCGTCCCCCTGGAAGACGTCTTTGTGGGCCTCTGCGCCCACCGGGCGGGCATCGTCCCCCAGCACCTCACCCACATGGCTGGGGCCACCCACCTCCCAGTGGACCCTTGCTGCTACCGGAGGGTCCTCTTCAGCGTCCACGGAGTGAGCCCCCAGGACATGGTAGCCGCCTGGGATGCGGCTGCCCCCCACGAGGAGGTCTGCAGCCTCTGGCAGCGGGCACTGGGCATCCTCCGGTGCAAGGCCCTGACCTGGATGGCTGCCCTCTGA
- the WDR46 gene encoding WD repeat-containing protein 46 isoform X1, with amino-acid sequence MEGDPGQVASPAAVAARKKKNKKKPPRRYWEGEPEPANSPNTQNPRRMNERPPKKLPRPHSKLGVSGKEDPFPGPVAVPRERLKKFQRGIKEKLGPSSNRRLKRHLASQEEKAESAAKQAARMELLLLEEPGFLEGDEGEETCAIAQADIAEAVDLAAGAKHFELRLNQFGPYRLDYTRNGRHLLLGGRRGHVAALDWHTKALMCEINVMESITDLRWLHTETMFAVAQRKWVYVYDNQGVELHCLKRLHGVQRMEFLPYHFLLATASETGFLQYLDVSVGKEVATICTKGGRLGVMAQNPSNAIVHLGHSNGTVTLWSPNVKEPLARMLCHRAAVRAVAVDPSGTYMATSGVDRKLHLFDLRVFRRLHSLLLPTAAGHLDFSQRGLLGAACQEVVQVYKDVAAGPPSKPYLCHSLPRPTHGLRFCPFEDVLGVGHGEGFASLLVPGAGEPNFDALESNPFRSKKQRQEWEVKALLEKVPFELISLNPGQLGAVDAISMEQQRKERMERLGFDPSAKEKFCPRRRMKGRDSAGSRLRRKKKVVDEERRAAIRKSVAAKTAPAGKVCAQRPEEEKKALRGPLPQLDCGGPALDRFRN; translated from the exons ATGGAGGGAGACCCCGGGCAAGTAGCATCCCCAGCTGCTGTCGCTGcgaggaaaaagaagaataag aaGAAGCCCCCCCGGCGGTATTGGGAAGGGGAACCGGAGCCAGCCAACTCTcccaacacccagaatccccggAGGATGAATGAAAGACCCCCGAAGAAACTGCCCAGACCCCACAGCAAGCTTGGGGTCTCAGGG AAGGAGGATCCGTTCCCGGGTCCGGTCGCTGTCCCTCGCGAACGGCTGAAGAAGTTCCAGCGAGGGATCAAGGAGAAGCTG GGTCCATCCTCAAACCGGCGGCTGAAGCGCCATCTGGCCTCCCAGGAGGAAAAGGCCGAGTCCGCAGCCAAGCAAGCCGCCCGAATGGAGCTGCTTCTCCTGGAGGAACCTGG TTTTCTGGAAGGCGACGAGGGCGAAGAAACGTGCGCCATCGCCCAGGCAGACATTGCGGAGGCTGTAGACTTAGCCGCAGGCGCCAAG CATTTTGAACTCAGATTGAACCAGTTTGGGCCGTACCGTCTGGATTACACGCGCAACGGAAG GCACCTCCTCCTTGGCGGGCGCAGAGGCCACGTGGCGGCCCTCGACTGGCACACCAAGGCCCTGATGTGCGAGATCAACGTCATGGAGTCCATCACCGACCTCAG GTGGCTGCACACGGAGACGATGTTTGCGGTGGCGCAGCGCAAGTGGGTCTACGTCTACGACAACCAGGGAGTGGAGCTGCACTGCCTCAAGCGCCTCCATGGCGTCCAGCGCATGGAGTTCCTGCCCTACCACTTCCTCCTGGCCACTGCG AGCGAGACGGGCTTCCTGCAGTACCTGGACGTCTCGGTGGGGAAGGAGGTGGCCACCATCTGCACCAAGGGGGGCCGGCTGGGGGTCATGGCCCAGAACCCCTCCAACGCCATTGTCCACCTCGGCCACAGCAACG GCACAGTGACCCTCTGGAGCCCCAACGTCAAAGAGCCCCTGGCAAGGATGCTGTGCCACCGGGCAGCGGTCCGAGCCGTGGCAGTCGACCCCTCCGGAAC GTACATGGCGACATCCGGCGTGGACCGGAAGCTGCACCTCTTTGACCTGCGGGTGTTCCGGCGCCTCCACTCCCTCCTGCTGCCCACAGCGGCTGGACACCTGGACTTCAGCCAGCGGGGGCTCCTGGGGGCTGCCTGCCAAGAGGTGGTCCAG GTGTACAAGGACGTTGCGGCCGGACCCCCCTCCAAGCCCTATCTGTGCCACTCGCTGCCACGGCCCACCCACGGCCTGCGCTTCTGCCCCTTCGAGGATGTCCTGGGGGTCGGGCACGGGGAGGGGTTTGCCAGCCTCCTTGTGCCAg GAGCCGGGGAGCCCAATTTTGATGCGCTGGAGAGCAACCCCTTCCGGAGCAAGAAGCAGCGCCAGGAGTGGGAGGTCAAAGCACTGCTGGAGAAG gttcccTTTGAGCTGATCTCCTTGAACCCGGGGCAGTTGGGTGCGGTGGACGCCATCTCCATGGAGCAGCAGCGCAAGGAGCGCATGGAGAGGCTG GGCTTTGATCCCAGCGCCAAAGAGAAGTTCTGCCCCCGGCGGCGGATGAAGGGACGCGACTCGGCCGGGAGCCGGCTCAGGCGGAAAAAGAAAGTGGTGGACGAGGAGAGGAGG GCTGCAATCCGGAAGAGTGTGGCTGCGAAGACAGCGCCAGCAGGAAAGGTCTGTGCACAACGgccagaggaggaaaagaaggcgCTCAGGGGTCCACTGCCCCAACTGGACTGCGGAGGTCCAGCTTTGGACCGGTTCCGGAATTAG